A region of Calonectris borealis unplaced genomic scaffold, bCalBor7.hap1.2 HAP1_SCAFFOLD_156, whole genome shotgun sequence DNA encodes the following proteins:
- the LOC142077105 gene encoding olfactory receptor 10H2-like — protein sequence MQRDNQTTPRGFILTGFSQLPELQVVLFVLFLLMHVVTVAGNIVIMVVIRVDRGLHTPMYLFLGALSFSELFYTFSIIPKMLSGLVPGTRAISFLGCAAQMNFSFTFGFMHSFLLTVMGYDRYVAICHPLRYNTLMTSRVCTQLVVASWLGGRLLGLLVTCAVFQLPFCQSHQIDHFFCHVPPLLQLACAGGEKAAIVVNVFCLTALLGCLLLILLSYAFILGRILQIPSAEGRHKTFSTCASHITVVVVHYGCASVIYLQRKSPHAAGANALIDVSYTVFTPFLSPIIFSLRSKDLKNALRKSLRKSFIVRNASFWPGFPFSHGSGYQ from the coding sequence ATGCAAAGGGACAACCAAACCACCCCGAGAGGGTTCATTTTGACCGGGTTTTCCCAATTACCTGAGCTCCAGGTTGTGTTGTTTGTGCTATTTCTCCTCATGCACGTGGTGACCGTGGCTGGAAATATAGTGATCATGGTTGTTATCAGGGTGGACCGCGGGCTGCACACGCCCATGTATCTCTTCCTAGGTGCCCTGTCCTTCTCAGAGCTCTTTTACACCTTCTCCATCATCCCAAAGATGCTGTCGgggttagtgccgggaactcgagCCATTTCTTTCCTGGGCTGTGCTGCACAAATGAATTTCTCCTTCACGTTTGGCTTCATGCACTCTTTCCTCCTGACGGTGATGGGGTACGACCGGTACGTGGCCATCTGTCACCCCTTGCGTTACAACACCCTCATGACCTCCCGTGTCTGTACGCAGCTGGTGGTTGCCTCCTGGCTGGGTGGGcgtctcctggggctgctggtgacTTGCGCCGTCTTCCAGTTACCCTTCTGCCAGTCCCACCAGATCGACCATTTCTTCTGCCATGTGCcccccctgctccagctggcttgtgctggtggCGAGAAGGCTGCCATCGTGGTCAATGTCTTCTGCTTGACTGCCTTGTTGGGTTGCTTGCTGCTCATCCTTCTCTCCTACGCCTTCATCCTTGGCCGCATCCTGCAGATACCTTCAGCGGAGGGGAggcacaaaaccttctccacCTGCGCCTCCCACATCACCGTAGTGGTGGTGCATTACGGCTGCGCCTCCGTTATCTACCTGCAACGCAAATCGCCCCACGCTGCGGGAGCGAACGCTCTCATTGATGTGTCCTACACTGTCTTCACCCCCTTCCTCAGCCCCATCATTTTTAGTCTGCGAAGCAAAGACTTAAAAAATGCCCTTCGGAAATCCCTGCGGAAAAGCTTCATCGTCAGGAATGCGAGTTTCTGGCCAGGGTTTCCTTTCAGCCACGGGAGTGGTTatcagtag
- the LOC142077110 gene encoding guanylate-binding protein 1-like, whose product MASEIHVPAPVCLIENTRTKGLVVRQEALQVLSEVTQPVVVVAITGPYRTGKSYLMNRLAGQRKGFSLGSSVQPHTKGIWMWCVPHPCQPGRTLVLLDTEGLGDVEKGDTENDTWIFLLSVLLSSTLIYNSKGTIDQQAMEQLHYVMKLTEHVRLNAAAEKSEDELEDSEKLVRFFPTFVWAVRDFTLQLEVDGKEITEDEYLENALELKAGSSPEARGYNELRECIRRFFPARKCFVFEQPAGRRDLVRLEELPDDGINPEFQQQVEKLCSHVWETSPAKAIPGGRIVTGSLLGKLAATYVEAIRSGAVPCLQSAALALAEAENAAAVKAAVALYRDLMEQRAQLPTETLQELLGLHAQCAREALELFVARAFEDGIRPFRAELQRQVQALKVKFCRDNEQASRDKCEAALRDLCQDMERRIADGDYNVPGGYQLFQGDQQALVEKYWELPGKGVKAAAVLQEFLQSRETLAKCIRQIDLYLTELQSEQDQYERAERVRAARRMMETAALILINLGIAVATRRLPRFPL is encoded by the exons ATGGCGTCCGAAATCCACGTGCCGGCGCCTGTCTGCCTCATCGAGAACACGCGGACGAAGGGGCTGGTGGTGCGGCAGGAGGCCCTGCAGGTGCTCTCGGAGGTCACCCagccggtggtggtggtggccatcacGGGGCCATACCGCACGGGCAAGTCCTACCTCATGAACAGGCTGGCTGGCcagaggaaag GTttctccctgggctccagcgTGCAGCCCCACACCAAAGGTATCTGGATGTGGTGTGTGCCTCACCCCTGCCAGCCTGGAcgcaccctggtgctgctggacacCGAAGGGCTGGGCGACGTGGAGAAG GGCGACACCGAGAACGACACATGGATCTTCCTGCTATCcgtcctgctctccagcaccctGATCTACAACAGCAAAGGCACCATTGACCAGCAAGCCATGGAGCAGCTGCA CTATGTGATGAAGCTGACTGAGCACGTCAGGTTGAACGCAGCAGCCGAGAAGAGCGAAGATGAACTGGAGGATTCAGAAAAACTTGTCCGCTTCTTCCCGACGTTCGTCTGGGCTGTGCGGGATTTcacactgcagctggaggtggatggGAAGGAAATCACTGAGGATGAATACCTGGAGAACGCCCTGGAGTTAAAGGCCG gcagcagcccGGAGGCCCGAGGCTACAACGAGCTCCGGGAATGCATCCGCCGGTTCTTTCCCGCTCGcaagtgctttgtttttgagCAGCCGGCCGGCAGGAGGGACCTGGTCCGCTTGGAGGAGCTTCCGGACGATGGGATCAACCCCGAGTTCCAGCAGCAGGTGGAGAAACTCTGCAGCCACGTCTGGGAAACGTCTCCAGCCAAGGCCATCCCTGGCGGGCGCATCGTAACGGGGAGCC tgctggggaagctggcAGCGACCTACGTGGAGGCCATCCGGAGCGGGGCAGTGCCGTGTCTGCAGAGTGCGGCGctggccctggcagaggctgagaacGCAGCGGCAGTGAAAGCGGCTGTGGCGTTGTACCGGGATCTGATGGAGCAGCGGGCGCAGCTGCCGACGGAGACCCTTCAGGAGCTACTGGGGCTGCACGCCCAGTGCGCGCGGGAGGCGCTGGAGCTGTTCGTGGCACGGGCATTTGAAGATGGCATCCGCCCTTTCCGGGCAGAGCTCCAA CGCCAGGTACAGGCACTCAAGGTGAAGTTCTGCAGGGACAACGAGCAGGCGTCCCGTGACAAGTGCGAGGCTGCTCTCAGGGACCTCTGCCAAGACATGGAGAGACGAATCGCTGATGGGGACTACAACGTGCCAGGGGGCTACCAGCTCTTCCAAGGAGACCAACAGGCACTGGTGGAGAAATACTGGGAACTGCCTGGCAAGGGGGTGAAG gctgctgctgtcctgcaggagtTCCTCCAAAGCAGAGAGACCCTGGCCAAGTGCATCCGCCAGATAGACCTCTACCTGACAGAGCTGCAAA GTGAGCAAGACCAGTACGAGAGAGCTGAGCGGGTGAGGGCAGCCCGGAGGATGATGGAGACCGCAGCATTGATACTGATTAACTTGGGAATCGCAGTTGCTACTCGGAGACTACCAAGATTTCCTTTAtaa
- the LOC142077107 gene encoding guanylate-binding protein 1-like: protein MIGLGGVWPRLPGSVAPAAAPGWRAGGSGRTQRRTAGPPPPRGGGTHPPKALLLPPRPPKKTPAPPMPLGLGRRKKPPPLVENEEAAGGRGGAAGESPGVPAGAPGGPPPPGLPPPPAALRPRLVFHTQLAHGSPTGRVEGFTNVRELYGKIAEAFRIPPGEVMFCTLNTHKVDMEKLLGGQIGLEDFIFAHTKGQRKEVEVFKSEEALGLTITDNGAGYAFIKRIREGSVIDRIPVISVGDMIEAIDGQSLVGARHYEVAKMLKELPRGRTFALQLTEPRKAFDMVGPRAGGGRGGGTQLGTGRGTLRLRARGPATVEEQPSAFEERAVAKVDDLLESYMGIRDSELAATMVELGRDARDPDALAQALDSQLGDFAFPDEFVFDVWGAIGDAKAGLSSAMASEIHVPAPVCLIENTRTKGLVVRQEALQVLSEVTQPVVVVAITGPYRTGKSYLMNRLAGQRKGFSLGSSVQPHTKGIWMWCVPHPCQPGRTLVLLDTEGLGDVEKGDTENDTWIFVLSVLLSSTLIYNSKGTIDQQAMEQLHYVMKLTEHVRLKAAAEKSEDELEDSEKLVRFFPMFVWAVRDFTLQLEVDGKEITEDEYLENALELKAGSSPEARGYNELRECIRRFFPARKCFVFEQPASRRDLVRLEELPDDGINPEFQQQVEKLCSHVWETSPAKAIPGGRIVTGSLLGKLAATYVEAIRSGAVPCLQSAALALAEAENAAAVKAAVALYRDLMEQRAQLPTETLQELLGLHAQCAQEALELFVARAFEDGIRPFRAELQRQVQALKVKFCRDNEQASRDKCEAALRDLCQDMERRIADGDYSVSGGYQLFQGDQQALVEKYWELPGKGVKAAAVLQEFLQSRETLAKCIRQIDLYLTELQSEQDQYKRAERVRAARRMMETAALILINLGIAVATRRLPRFPF from the exons atGATTGGTCTAGGCGGGGTTTGGCCACGCCTTCCCGGAAGTGTCGCTCCGGCAGCAGCGCCCGGCTGGAGGGCGGGAGGGTCCGGCCG CACCCAGCGACGCACCGCAGGACCCCCCCCTCctcggggagggggcacccaccCCCCCAAGGCTCTGCTGttacccccccgtccccccaaaaagacccccgccccccccatgcCGCTGGGCCTGGGCCGCCGCAAGAAGCCCCCGCCGCTGGTGGAGAacgaggaggcggcgggggggcgcgggggagctGCCGGTGAAagcccgggggtcccggcgggggctcctggggggccgccccccccggggctccccccgccgcccgccgcccttCGGCCTCGCCTGGTCTTCCACACGCAGCTGGCGCACGGCAGCCCCACCGGCCGCGTCGAGGGCTTCACCAACGTCCGTGAGCTCTACGGGAAGATCGCCGAGGCCTTCCGCATCCCCCCGGGAGAg GTGATGTTCTGCACCCTCAACACGCACAAGGTGGACATGGAGAAGCTGCTGGGTGGCCAGATCGGCCTCGAGGACTTCATCTTCGCCCACACCAAGGGCCAGCGCAAGGAGGTCGAGGTCTTCAAGTCGGAGGAGGCCCTGGGTCTCACCATCACTGACAACGGTGCCGGCTACGCCTTCATCAAG CGGATCCGGGAGGGCAGCGTCATCGACCGGATCCCGGTGATCAGCGTCGGGGACATGATCGAGGCCATCGACGGGCAGAGCCTGGTGGGCGCCCGTCACTACGAGGTGGCCAAGATGCTGAAGGAGCTGCCCCGGGGTCGCACCTTCGCCCTCCAGCTCACCGAGCCCCGCAAGGCCTTCG ACATGGTcggcccgcgggcgggcgggggccgcggcgggggcacCCAGCTGGGCACCGGCCGGGGCACCCTGCGCCTCCGcgctcggggacccgccaccgtCGAGGAGCAG ccctccgccttCGAGGAGCGGGCGGTGGCCAAGGTGGACGATCTGCTGGAGAGCTACATGGGCATCCGGGACAGCGAgctgg ctgccaccatggtggagctgggccgcGACGCCCGGGACCCCGACGCGCTGGCCCAGGCCCTCGACTCCCAGCTCGGGGACTTCGCTTTCCCCGACGAGTTCGTCTTCGACGTCTGGGGGGCCATCGGCGACGCCAAG gctggTTTGAGCTCCG CCATGGCATCCGAAATCCACGTGCCGGCGCCTGTCTGCCTCATCGAGAACACGCGGACGAAGGGGCTGGTGGTGCGGCAGGAGGCCCTGCAGGTGCTCTCGGAGGTCACCCagccggtggtggtggtggccatcacGGGGCCGTACCGCACGGGCAAGTCCTACCTCATGAACAGGCTGGCTGGCcagaggaaag GTttctccctgggctccagcgTGCAGCCCCACACCAAAGGTATCTGGATGTGGTGTGTGCCTCACCCCTGCCAGCCTGGAcgcaccctggtgctgctggacacCGAAGGGCTGGGCGACGTGGAGAAG GGCGACACCGAGAACGACACATGGATCTTCGTGCTATCcgtcctgctctccagcaccctGATCTACAACAGCAAAGGCACCATTGACCAGCAAGCCATGGAGCAGCTGCA CTATGTGATGAAGCTGACTGAGCACGTCAGGTTGAAGGCAGCAGCCGAGAAGAGTGAAGATGAACTGGAGGATTCAGAAAAACTTGTCCGCTTCTTCCCGATGTTCGTCTGGGCTGTGCGGGATTTcacactgcagctggaggtggatggGAAGGAAATCACTGAGGATGAATACCTGGAGAACGCCCTGGAGTTAAAGGCCG gcagcagcccGGAGGCCCGAGGCTACAACGAGCTCCGGGAATGCATCCGCCGGTTCTTTCCCGCTCGcaagtgctttgtttttgagCAGCCGGCCAGCAGGAGGGACCTGGTCCGCTTGGAGGAGCTTCCGGACGATGGGATCAACCCCGAGTTCCAGCAGCAGGTGGAGAAACTCTGCAGCCACGTCTGGGAAACGTCTCCAGCCAAGGCCATCCCTGGCGGGCGCATCGTAACGGGGAGCC tgctggggaagctggcAGCGACCTACGTGGAGGCCATCCGGAGCGGGGCAGTGCCGTGTCTGCAGAGTGCGGCGctggccctggcagaggctgagaacGCAGCGGCAGTGAAAGCGGCTGTGGCGTTGTACCGGGATCTGATGGAGCAGCGGGCGCAGCTGCCGACGGAGACCCTTCAGGAGCTACTGGGGCTGCACGCCCAGTGCGCGCAGGAGGCGCTGGAGCTGTTCGTGGCACGGGCATTTGAAGATGGCATCCGCCCTTTCCGGGCAGAGCTCCAA CGCCAGGTACAGGCACTCAAGGTGAAGTTCTGCAGGGACAACGAGCAGGCGTCCCGTGACAAGTGCGAGGCTGCTCTCAGGGACCTCTGCCAAGACATGGAGAGACGAATCGCTGATGGGGACTACAGCGTGTCAGGGGGTTACCAGCTCTTCCAAGGAGACCAGCAGGCACTGGTGGAGAAATACTGGGAACTGCCTGGCAAGGGGGTGAAG gctgctgctgtcctgcaggagtTCCTCCAAAGCAGAGAGACCCTGGCCAAGTGCATCCGCCAGATAGACCTCTACCTGACAGAGCTGCAAA GTGAGCAAGACCAGTACAAGAGAGCTGAGCGGGTGAGGGCGGCCCGGAGGATGATGGAGACCGCAGCATTGATACTGATTAACTTGGGAATCGCAGTTGCTACTCGGAGACTACCAAGATTTCCTTTCtaa